A genome region from Sander vitreus isolate 19-12246 chromosome 21, sanVit1, whole genome shotgun sequence includes the following:
- the LOC144536741 gene encoding uncharacterized protein LOC144536741, with amino-acid sequence MKTAGLVFILWMTLCAAQKHKLSQSPEWDYRIKAESANSRGCANLTLVLDNWKYAIMTQVKDLLLHDHNTVLPDYGRIQPLSDALGDLYNEFNALKERLSELTAKFDGVEAFVDDVRSGRKPAPPRGEPRPPGSLPGEVPAAAPPRRRTRVVVRRVKKPAGSW; translated from the exons atGAAGACGGCTGGACTTGTGTTCATCTTATGGATGACCCTGTGTGCGGCTCAGAAACACAAACTCAGCCAGAGTCCAGAGTGGGATTACAGGATCAAAG CAGAGAGCGCGAACAGCAGAGGATGTGCCAACCTCACGCTGGTTCTAGACAACTGGAAATACGCCATCATGACGCAGGTCAAAGATCTGCTGCTACACGACCACAACACTGTGCTGCCCGACTACGGGCG GATCCAGCCGCTGTCAGACGCCCTGGGGGATCTCTACAACGAGTTCAACGCGCTGAAGGAGCGTCTCTCTGAGCTGACGGCCAAGTTTGATGGCGTGGAGGCCTTCGTGGACGACGTGCGGTCGGGAAGGAAGCCTGCGCCGCCCCGAGGAGAACCCCGACCCCCCGGGTCGCTGCCGGGAGAGGTGCCGGCTGCAGCGCCTCCACGACGGAGAACCAGGGTGGTAGTTCGGAGAGTCAAGAAACCTGCAGGTTCATGGTGA